In a genomic window of Pseudomonadota bacterium:
- a CDS encoding FAD-binding protein, with product MDQQIIKALEKIIGKEHLTTTPEELLCYSYDATAREFPPAAVAFPGNTEEVAAIMRLANQLSFPVVPRGAGTGMTGGALPIAGGLVMAMSRFNRILEIDSENHIAVVEPGVITGDFQNAVKKLGLFYPPDPASHKFCSLGGNVAECAGGPSAVKYGVTRDYVLGLEVVLPDGRILTTGTRTAKGVVGYDLSRLFVGSEGTLGIITKIILRLLTNPEARVSFLIAVESLAAATALVAKILASHRPCTLEYMDRTAIKIVSASLPFSLPEQTEAILILELDGDKKIIETQSEELLDFLQSQPGIIEISKADTDEEREAIWSARRAVSPAAFQLKPHKISEDVVVPRTKIPELVAFTEQLALDLDVIIFTFGHAGDGNIHVNIMLDKANPEEALRGETAKRQLFEKVISLSGTLSGEHGIGITKAEFLPLELDPNTLSVMQEIKNLFDPNNILNPGKIFPPQKKTT from the coding sequence ATGGACCAGCAAATCATAAAAGCGCTTGAAAAAATCATCGGCAAGGAACATCTGACCACAACCCCTGAAGAACTGCTCTGCTATTCCTACGACGCAACCGCCCGGGAATTTCCTCCAGCTGCTGTTGCCTTTCCCGGCAACACCGAAGAAGTCGCAGCAATAATGCGGCTTGCCAACCAACTTTCTTTTCCAGTGGTTCCCCGGGGAGCGGGAACCGGAATGACCGGTGGTGCTTTACCCATAGCCGGCGGCCTGGTCATGGCCATGAGCCGCTTCAACCGCATCCTTGAAATTGATTCGGAAAATCACATCGCAGTGGTGGAGCCGGGGGTGATCACCGGCGATTTCCAGAATGCCGTAAAAAAACTGGGCCTTTTTTATCCGCCGGATCCGGCAAGTCATAAATTCTGCAGCCTGGGCGGCAATGTGGCGGAATGCGCCGGAGGCCCAAGCGCCGTAAAATACGGGGTCACCAGAGATTATGTCCTGGGCCTTGAAGTCGTGCTTCCGGACGGCAGAATACTTACCACCGGCACCAGAACCGCCAAGGGCGTGGTGGGCTACGATCTTTCCCGCCTCTTTGTGGGATCGGAAGGCACCCTGGGGATCATTACAAAAATTATCCTCCGCCTGCTTACCAACCCTGAAGCACGGGTCTCTTTTCTGATCGCTGTAGAAAGCCTTGCTGCGGCCACGGCTCTTGTAGCAAAAATTCTAGCATCACACCGGCCATGCACCCTTGAATACATGGACCGGACGGCGATCAAAATCGTTTCTGCATCCCTTCCCTTTTCCCTGCCCGAACAAACCGAAGCCATCCTGATTCTCGAACTGGACGGCGACAAAAAGATCATTGAAACCCAATCGGAAGAATTACTGGATTTCCTTCAGTCTCAGCCCGGCATTATCGAAATCAGCAAGGCTGATACCGATGAAGAACGCGAAGCCATCTGGTCAGCCCGGCGTGCTGTTTCGCCTGCCGCCTTTCAATTAAAGCCGCACAAAATCAGCGAAGACGTTGTGGTTCCCCGCACGAAAATTCCAGAACTTGTTGCCTTTACAGAACAACTGGCTCTTGACCTTGATGTTATCATCTTTACCTTCGGGCATGCCGGAGACGGCAATATCCATGTCAATATAATGCTTGATAAAGCCAATCCAGAAGAAGCCCTGCGCGGCGAAACCGCCAAAAGACAACTCTTTGAAAAAGTCATCAGCCTCTCGGGCACCTTATCCGGAGAACATGGCATCGGCATCACCAAGGCGGAATTTCTCCCCCTGGAACTTGATCCCAACACCCTTTCAGTGATGCAGGAGATAAAAAACCTTTTTGACCCGAACAACATCCTGAATCCGGGAAAGATATTTCCGCCGCAGAAGAAAACAACCTGA